From the genome of Flavobacterium sediminis:
TGCATTAAGCATTCACGGCGGTATTGCACTTTCTACAGAACGATTAAATAGTATTGTAGCTATAGACGAAAAAAATCTTCAGGTTATTACCGAACCTGCAGTAATAACTCAGGTTTTGCGCGATACGGTTGCCGAAAAAGGTTTGTTTTATCCGGTTGATCCCAGTAGCATGGGAAGTTGTTTTATTGGGGGAAACATTGCCGAAAATTCTGGTGGTGCTCGAGCTGTAAAATATGGTGTAACCAAAGATTATGTCTTAAATTTAGAAGTAGTTTTGCCTAATGGCGAAATCATTTGGACGGGTGCCAATACATTAAAAAATTCAACAGGTTACAACTTAACACAATTAATGGTCGGAAGCGAAGGAACTTTAGGAATTGTAACCAAAATTGTTTTGAAATTATTACCACAAAACCAATTCAATGTTTTGATGTTGGTTCCGTTTTTCAAAGCCGATCAAGCTTGTGAAGCCGTTTCAGCTATTTTTAGAGCGGGAATTGTACCAAGTGCTTTAGAATTCATGGAACGAGACGCTATTGACTGGTCAGTGAAATATATTGACAACATCAATGTAACGGTAAAACCCGAACATCAAGCGCATTTACTTATTGAAGTCGACGGAAATTATCCAGACGTTTTGATGCAGGAAGCCGAAAAGATTTTGAGTGTTGTGGAACAATTTGAAGTCGACGAAGTGCTATTTGCCGATACCGAAGATCAAAAAAATGCTTTATGGAGAATGCGTCGTGGTGTTGCCGAAGCCGTTAAAGCTAATTCTGTTTATAAAGAAGAAGATACGGTTGTGCCGCGCTATGAATT
Proteins encoded in this window:
- a CDS encoding FAD-binding oxidoreductase; this encodes MELTAQHINELTQIVGENFIFTDFETRKKYGYDETEDYNFPPHVVVKPENTAQISAVVQLANQYKIPVVPIGGRTGLSGGALSIHGGIALSTERLNSIVAIDEKNLQVITEPAVITQVLRDTVAEKGLFYPVDPSSMGSCFIGGNIAENSGGARAVKYGVTKDYVLNLEVVLPNGEIIWTGANTLKNSTGYNLTQLMVGSEGTLGIVTKIVLKLLPQNQFNVLMLVPFFKADQACEAVSAIFRAGIVPSALEFMERDAIDWSVKYIDNINVTVKPEHQAHLLIEVDGNYPDVLMQEAEKILSVVEQFEVDEVLFADTEDQKNALWRMRRGVAEAVKANSVYKEEDTVVPRYELPTLLKGIKEAGKKYGFQSVCYGHAGDGNLHVNIIKGNLTDEQWQTEVRKGIVEIFELTKSLNGTLSGEHGIGYVQKDFMPIIFNETSLNLMKGIKQLFDPNNIMNPGKILPN